Within the Pseudomonadota bacterium genome, the region CCGCCGGGATCCCCGCGCTCTTCACGCGCTCGATCTCGGCCGCGAGCACCGCCTCCACACCGCGGATCTTCTCGACGCTGTCTCGGTTGCGCTCGATCGCCTTGGGGTTGAGCGCCTTGCCGATGTCGTTCATCTTCTCGAAGTACTTCCTCATCGAATCACCTCCGCGTTGAGTCGTAGAAGGGCCGCGAGAGCCGTCATACCATCCCGCGGGGCAGGTTCAAGGGGAAGATAGAAAAGGACCCTCCGGATGTGCCGTCCCGAATGGCGTCAAAACCCCGCGTCCGTTCTACGTGGGTCCCGTGTCGCCGCTTCAGGCTTCCGATACGCAATGACCGGTCTGCACACCGCGACGAGGAACAGGCCCCGGGGTTTTGGTACAGCGGGATTACTCTCATCGCCCCGGCAACGTACACCCCAGAGGGTCCTCCAAGAGTATGTGCCCTCGCCGCGCGCGGTTCAAGGCTGTCGCCGCAGGTGAAAGATCTTGCCGTCCGCGCTTGGCACGCTCTAAAATGCGTCGCGGTTCGGGCCGGATCGGCGCGCCGCCGGAGACTTCTTGGAAGATCTTTTCCTCCAGCTGACCTCTCTCCAAGGCGGGTTGGGGATCCTCGCGATCTTCGGCGTCCTGCTCCTGTGCGGGCTCGGGCTGCCGATCCCGGAGGACATCCCGCTCATCTCGGCGGGCTACCTCATCCACCTCCAGCAGACGACCTGGGTGATCGCGCTGCTCGTGTGCATGGCGGGCGTCCTCGTCGGCGACACGATCATCTACTGGTTCGGCAAGCGGCTCGGCAAGAAGCTGCTCCGCAGCCGGCTCGTCATGTTCTTCACCACGCCCAAAAGGATCCTCAAGGTCAAGGCGTACTACAGGAAGTACGGGCCGAAGATCATCCTGGTCGGGCGGTTCCTGCCCGGGCTGCGCGCCCCGATCTTCTTCGTCGCCGGCAGCTCACGCCTGCGCTACGCCAAGTTCATCACCTACGACGGGATCGCCGCGCTCGTGAGCGTCCCGGTGTGGCTCCTCGTGGGATCCAAGTTCGGGAACGAGATCGACACGCTGCTCGGCTACATCCAGCGCGGGAAGACGATCACCTTCTCCGTGCTCGGCGGGCTCGTGCTCCTGTACATCGTCTACATCGTCTGGAAGGCCAAGGTCGCCTCCAAGAAGCGCCTCGCCTTGGCCGCGGCCGCCGCGAAGGAGCTCGAGCGGGAGAAGGACGCCGAGCTGTAGCCGCCCGGAGCTTACTAAACTGTTAAGGACCGTCCCCGGAATTCCTTGGACCCAGAGATTCGTTAGAACCGCACGCCGATCGCCGCGCGCGGCAGGAGCCCGAGCTGATCGGAAT harbors:
- a CDS encoding DedA family protein, with protein sequence MEDLFLQLTSLQGGLGILAIFGVLLLCGLGLPIPEDIPLISAGYLIHLQQTTWVIALLVCMAGVLVGDTIIYWFGKRLGKKLLRSRLVMFFTTPKRILKVKAYYRKYGPKIILVGRFLPGLRAPIFFVAGSSRLRYAKFITYDGIAALVSVPVWLLVGSKFGNEIDTLLGYIQRGKTITFSVLGGLVLLYIVYIVWKAKVASKKRLALAAAAAKELEREKDAEL